The following are from one region of the Candidatus Shapirobacteria bacterium genome:
- a CDS encoding glycosyltransferase, translated as MTPLVSIVIPTLNSQAVLSDCLKSIKKQIGVSLDIIIADGGSTDKTIYIANQYKCQIVKNPLKTAESGKAIGLKHASGEFVGLIDSDNILPKSNWLKSMISPLIRDKALIGSEPWKFTYRKNGGFIERYSSLIGANDPYAFVTGIYDRKNYINHKWTEMNVKTTNYPKYLKLKLTKNQPIPTIGANGTIFRSSFIKKHFSGDYLFDIDVISLAITKTNLPLYFAKVKIGIIHTFCESSISKFIKKQQRRLTDYYTLKEIRAFNWDQTNRFGIVKFTFYTCCIIWPIVDSFRGFFHKPDFAWFFHPFACVITLFIYTQITIKNKVGLLKPLDRQQWQQ; from the coding sequence ATGACACCGCTTGTTTCAATTGTTATTCCTACTCTAAATTCCCAAGCAGTTCTCTCCGATTGTCTGAAATCCATTAAAAAACAAATCGGGGTATCCCTAGATATAATTATCGCCGACGGGGGATCAACTGATAAAACGATTTATATTGCCAACCAATACAAATGTCAAATTGTTAAAAACCCTCTCAAAACCGCCGAATCCGGAAAAGCTATTGGCCTAAAACATGCCTCCGGTGAATTTGTTGGTTTAATCGATTCCGACAACATCCTTCCAAAATCCAATTGGCTCAAAAGCATGATTTCTCCTCTAATCAGAGATAAAGCCCTAATAGGTTCCGAACCGTGGAAATTTACTTACCGAAAAAATGGCGGTTTTATCGAAAGATATTCGTCACTTATTGGCGCCAACGACCCATATGCATTCGTTACCGGCATATATGACAGAAAAAATTATATCAATCATAAATGGACGGAGATGAACGTCAAAACAACCAATTATCCCAAATATCTAAAGCTCAAACTTACCAAAAATCAACCAATCCCAACAATTGGCGCAAACGGTACAATTTTTCGAAGTTCTTTCATAAAAAAGCACTTCTCCGGTGATTATTTGTTTGACATAGACGTCATCAGTCTCGCCATTACTAAAACCAACTTACCACTCTACTTTGCCAAAGTAAAAATCGGCATTATCCACACCTTTTGTGAATCCTCAATTTCAAAATTTATCAAAAAACAACAACGTCGGCTCACCGATTATTACACACTAAAAGAAATAAGGGCATTTAATTGGGACCAGACCAATCGATTTGGTATTGTTAAATTTACTTTCTACACTTGCTGTATAATCTGGCCAATTGTGGACTCATTCCGTGGATTTTTTCATAAGCCTGATTTTGCCTGGTTTTTTCATCCATTCGCCTGCGTAATAACCTTATTTATATATACTCAAATAACAATCAAAAATAAAGTCGGATTATTAAAACCCCTAGATCGTCAACAATGGCAACAGTAG
- a CDS encoding glycosyltransferase: MATVDILIPTYNGAIFVKDTLQSILSQSYPDFRILICDDASKDDTLGIIKKINDKRIAVINNKNNLGYSANLERARKHATAEFIYLMGQDDIMARDTLKNTIKAFSLSSDIGAVTRPYFWFDKDIRLPVRAKKKLDPTNDTIVNITDNPFRVIRVFETLDQLSGLAYRRRFMDLPFHPDIFPCHIYPFASIFKKHPIVFLKDYNIAVRISSSQTRSLSSIYDKSPLLSWIEMVKSVYSEKEYHPVQKYLIKNFITKNYIGLVQIRNYAKYRYLIREIWYLIKFNPHNLLNPLFWFFSIGCIISPPFLLIPMVEWYKEAIYSKTLTKISFEHNNFQ; this comes from the coding sequence ATGGCAACAGTAGATATCCTTATCCCCACCTACAACGGTGCCATCTTTGTCAAAGATACTTTACAAAGCATCTTGTCCCAAAGTTACCCAGATTTTCGTATCTTAATCTGCGATGACGCTTCTAAAGACGACACTCTCGGGATAATCAAAAAGATAAATGACAAAAGAATTGCAGTAATAAATAATAAAAATAACCTTGGCTACTCCGCCAACTTAGAAAGGGCCAGAAAACATGCTACCGCCGAATTTATTTATTTAATGGGTCAAGATGATATTATGGCAAGAGACACTCTGAAAAATACCATTAAAGCCTTCTCACTCTCGTCGGATATCGGAGCAGTCACCCGTCCGTATTTCTGGTTTGATAAAGACATTCGTCTTCCGGTTCGGGCCAAAAAAAAGCTTGATCCGACAAACGATACTATTGTCAACATCACCGATAATCCCTTCAGAGTCATCCGCGTTTTTGAAACCCTTGATCAACTTTCAGGCCTCGCTTATCGCCGCCGATTCATGGATTTACCTTTCCATCCGGATATTTTCCCCTGCCACATTTACCCCTTTGCCTCTATTTTCAAAAAACATCCGATAGTATTTTTAAAAGACTATAATATTGCTGTCCGAATCAGTAGCAGCCAAACCCGAAGCCTATCCTCAATTTACGATAAATCACCACTCTTAAGTTGGATCGAAATGGTTAAATCTGTTTATTCAGAAAAAGAATATCATCCCGTCCAAAAATATTTAATCAAAAATTTTATAACCAAAAACTATATCGGTTTGGTTCAGATAAGAAACTACGCCAAATATCGGTATTTAATCCGGGAAATTTGGTATCTCATTAAATTTAATCCCCACAATCTTCTCAACCCATTATTCTGGTTTTTTTCCATCGGCTGTATAATTTCTCCACCATTTTTATTGATCCCCATGGTCGAATGGTATAAAGAAGCTATCTATTCAAAGACTCTGACAAAAATTAGCTTTGAACACAATAATTTTCAATAA
- a CDS encoding methyltransferase domain-containing protein, which translates to MFLEKFRPNFLYTELKRIFPKYFSVVDIGCGPNSILRLFKNNITYSYGFEIHPQSVYTSKANNIHSEYILDNVLNLKKHFKKKSIDIAFCLDTIEHLKKVDAIKLIKCMEYIAIKKIIIQTTNGYIHQNTYNNNCYQKHLSGFDTKYFREKGYKVLGIDGPYFLRVTKNKTIKERNIFTSILANLLDPIFRYFPNHSLNFLAYKNV; encoded by the coding sequence ATGTTTTTAGAAAAATTTAGACCAAATTTTTTGTACACAGAACTAAAACGAATTTTTCCAAAATACTTTAGTGTTGTTGACATCGGTTGTGGACCAAATTCAATTCTTAGATTGTTTAAAAATAACATCACATACTCCTATGGTTTTGAAATACACCCACAGTCAGTTTATACATCAAAAGCAAACAACATTCATTCAGAATACATCCTGGATAATGTTTTGAATCTTAAAAAACATTTTAAAAAGAAGAGCATCGACATCGCATTCTGCCTCGACACAATAGAACATTTAAAAAAAGTTGATGCAATAAAACTTATAAAATGTATGGAATATATCGCCATTAAAAAAATAATAATTCAAACCACTAACGGGTATATTCATCAAAATACTTATAACAATAATTGTTACCAAAAACATCTCTCAGGTTTCGACACGAAATATTTTCGAGAAAAGGGTTATAAAGTTTTAGGGATAGATGGTCCATATTTTTTACGGGTTACTAAAAATAAAACAATAAAAGAAAGAAATATTTTCACCTCTATTTTGGCAAATCTACTCGATCCAATTTTTAGGTATTTTCCCAACCACTCATTAAACTTTCTGGCTTACAAAAATGTTTAA
- a CDS encoding acyltransferase: MFNIIFGIYNYFIKKGFYHFGKNSSIKPFLNTTNKKYISIGDNVSIGSFAWIGVDTDFAGIKCKSKNKIRLKIGDNSTIGNNSIITANNSVLIGKNCILSAYVFISDHVHEYNNISKNLNQQPLSENGSVIIGDNVFIGTKASIMRNVTIGERSVIGANTVVTKDIPSYSVVVGNPGKIIKRYDFIKKDWIKF; the protein is encoded by the coding sequence ATGTTTAATATAATTTTTGGGATTTATAATTATTTTATTAAAAAAGGCTTTTATCACTTCGGGAAAAATTCTTCAATTAAACCTTTTTTAAATACAACAAATAAAAAATACATTTCTATCGGAGACAATGTTTCTATCGGTTCCTTTGCATGGATCGGAGTGGACACCGACTTTGCCGGCATAAAGTGTAAATCCAAAAACAAAATAAGACTAAAAATAGGTGACAACTCCACCATAGGTAACAACTCAATCATCACAGCAAACAATTCTGTTTTAATCGGGAAAAATTGTATTTTATCCGCCTACGTTTTTATTTCCGACCATGTCCACGAATATAACAATATTTCAAAAAATTTAAATCAACAACCACTAAGCGAAAACGGCAGTGTAATCATCGGCGATAATGTATTTATTGGGACAAAAGCCTCGATTATGCGTAATGTTACTATTGGCGAAAGAAGCGTAATCGGAGCAAACACCGTTGTAACCAAAGACATTCCTTCATATAGTGTAGTGGTAGGAAATCCGGGAAAAATCATCAAAAGATATGATTTTATTAAAAAGGATTGGATAAAATTTTAG
- a CDS encoding methyltransferase domain-containing protein, which produces MNLVKKIYSNTTIGKIFHTLVNCLQNELLDCETVLDLGCGPDSPIKYCKNINNSIGVEAFKPYLTRSQNSHIHTKYLHDKIENINFPEKSFDAIILIEVIEHLTQEEGQKIIVKAEKWAKKKVIISSPNGFLLQHAVDNNPHQRHLSGWTYEKMQLLGYKCHGLAGLRVFRRETQSNTMGDDLLVSIRWWPKPFWFAIATLSQPLSYYLPRLAFELFCVKNIKA; this is translated from the coding sequence ATGAATCTGGTAAAAAAAATTTACTCAAACACAACTATCGGGAAAATTTTCCACACATTAGTAAATTGTCTACAAAATGAGCTTCTGGATTGCGAAACGGTTTTGGATTTAGGGTGCGGACCTGATTCTCCAATTAAATATTGTAAAAATATTAACAATAGTATTGGTGTTGAAGCGTTCAAGCCATATCTGACAAGATCACAAAATAGTCACATCCACACAAAATATCTCCACGACAAAATCGAAAATATAAACTTTCCCGAAAAGAGTTTCGATGCAATAATATTAATCGAAGTTATTGAGCACCTAACCCAAGAGGAAGGCCAAAAAATAATCGTGAAGGCGGAAAAGTGGGCCAAAAAAAAGGTAATCATATCTTCCCCAAACGGTTTCCTCCTCCAACATGCCGTCGATAACAATCCACATCAAAGACATCTCTCTGGCTGGACTTACGAGAAAATGCAACTCCTAGGATATAAATGTCACGGACTTGCAGGGTTAAGGGTTTTTCGTAGGGAAACCCAGAGCAACACAATGGGTGATGATTTACTTGTATCTATCCGCTGGTGGCCAAAACCTTTTTGGTTTGCCATTGCTACCCTTAGTCAGCCTTTAAGCTACTATCTTCCCCGACTTGCATTTGAATTATTTTGCGTAAAAAACATCAAAGCATAA
- a CDS encoding glycosyltransferase, producing the protein MKPTIIIPVYNNQSTLNDTLRSLLTYKKEIEKIIIINDGSTDSSLKIINIFSKILSNKFFKIINHKKSRGLAYSYNEGITKSETEIVITMHADIILKKNAINLILSPLRKKDVVASVPIVEYPRNIWKKYSFWQKCHFSRLVGKSYSGLGGKFDAVRKDTFMKVYLFDGNTFLRAGEDGDMAKKLSKIGKIANSDAHIIHVHSKELNFGLKKYIHKNAQYAEAQGASLRKYGILNFKYFVLSFFREFLVVSLFIPKVRVLSIILIIIYSVAYTKEVYLSEYKNPKIIILPIVNTYLLFISCFYSARGFISGKQKI; encoded by the coding sequence ATGAAGCCTACAATAATCATACCCGTATACAATAATCAAAGTACTCTTAACGATACTCTAAGGTCGCTTCTAACTTATAAAAAAGAAATAGAGAAAATTATCATTATAAATGACGGATCTACGGACAGTTCGCTCAAAATTATCAATATATTTTCTAAAATATTGTCCAACAAGTTTTTTAAAATTATCAACCACAAAAAATCTCGGGGACTAGCTTACAGTTACAACGAAGGTATAACTAAAAGTGAAACAGAGATTGTGATAACCATGCACGCTGACATAATTCTAAAAAAAAACGCCATCAATCTAATCCTCTCTCCTCTAAGGAAAAAAGATGTGGTTGCCTCAGTACCGATAGTTGAATATCCCAGAAATATCTGGAAAAAATATAGTTTTTGGCAAAAATGTCATTTTTCCAGATTAGTAGGTAAAAGTTATTCTGGTCTGGGAGGTAAATTTGATGCCGTCAGAAAGGATACTTTTATGAAAGTCTATCTTTTTGACGGAAATACCTTCTTGCGTGCCGGTGAAGACGGAGATATGGCCAAAAAACTTTCAAAAATCGGCAAAATTGCTAATAGCGATGCCCACATTATTCACGTCCACAGCAAAGAATTAAACTTTGGTCTGAAAAAATATATCCATAAAAACGCTCAATACGCCGAAGCTCAGGGAGCCTCATTAAGAAAATATGGTATTTTGAATTTCAAATATTTTGTACTTTCCTTTTTTAGAGAATTTTTGGTTGTCTCTTTATTTATTCCTAAAGTTCGTGTATTATCGATAATCCTTATCATTATATATTCTGTCGCTTACACCAAAGAGGTATACCTATCTGAATATAAAAACCCTAAAATCATTATTCTCCCGATAGTCAACACATATCTTTTATTCATAAGTTGTTTTTATTCTGCCAGGGGATTTATATCCGGGAAACAAAAAATATGA
- a CDS encoding class I SAM-dependent methyltransferase has translation MKNLFPPLKRLLFYNRFLGYSKYRLTKYVQNISKSLIPHKKILDAGAGECQYKQYFKNMNYVSQDLCIGDIRWDFSQIDIKSEIYDIPVKNHSFDYILCIEVLEHLKYPDRVFAEFSRILKQGGKLFLICPLVWGEHQKPHDYFRYTQFALQLLGNDNGFTLKKIEKQGGKFICLTQIITEIAPSFFIERKLILLGYIFKILLYPINFTIGFIFYFLDKIDKDKDLTSQYECTFIKK, from the coding sequence ATGAAAAACCTATTTCCTCCGTTAAAAAGATTACTTTTTTATAATCGTTTTCTTGGTTACAGCAAATATAGGCTAACAAAATACGTTCAAAATATATCTAAGTCCTTAATTCCACATAAAAAAATACTTGATGCCGGAGCCGGAGAGTGCCAATATAAACAATATTTCAAAAACATGAATTATGTTTCCCAGGATCTCTGCATTGGAGACATCCGGTGGGATTTTAGCCAGATTGATATAAAATCAGAAATTTACGACATTCCAGTAAAAAATCACAGCTTCGATTACATACTTTGTATTGAAGTTTTGGAGCACCTAAAATACCCCGATCGCGTTTTCGCTGAATTTTCACGAATATTAAAACAAGGTGGAAAATTATTTTTGATTTGTCCCTTGGTTTGGGGTGAACACCAAAAACCACACGATTATTTCAGATATACTCAATTTGCCCTTCAGCTGCTCGGAAACGACAATGGTTTTACATTAAAAAAAATAGAAAAACAGGGCGGGAAATTTATTTGCTTAACTCAAATAATCACTGAAATCGCCCCTTCTTTCTTTATAGAAAGAAAACTCATTTTATTGGGATATATTTTCAAAATATTACTATATCCCATCAATTTTACAATTGGATTCATTTTCTATTTTTTGGATAAAATAGATAAGGACAAAGACCTGACTTCACAATATGAGTGTACTTTTATCAAAAAATAA
- a CDS encoding glycosyltransferase — protein MKILVNLTTVGKNGTYPRVISKIKTFLDLKATVSIHCGNFIAPVNNIKNTLTFNQTFPWFQKIPTYKLTRLNFIVDAIKKNFNSIVRLSQFKNFDVIYTTSSVLDLVITPFFAKVFYPKIIWVTVFDNIVPFTDPGNKLIRLLAWIFFQISLVLIRFSDKIFVSTPELMTFLISKKYPPNILYQTHLAIENDLIRDAKPNPKIKIDSLYIGRINETKGIYDLLEMMKIVTRKFPHFQLAIMGEGDEITVRKFNDKITQFKLSKNINFLGFVPESEKYNIIKSSKTFVFLSKSDCESFGLALFEAVCSGLPAFAYDLPPFKTIYQNNEVDISPIGDYKTVANKIIKTFENNNFTNLKGKILLGKYSWENIAKKELLEIIKLIHEKT, from the coding sequence ATGAAGATATTAGTAAACCTAACCACTGTTGGAAAAAATGGCACTTATCCCCGTGTTATCTCTAAAATTAAAACATTTTTAGATTTAAAGGCGACCGTATCTATACATTGCGGCAACTTCATCGCCCCCGTCAACAATATCAAAAACACTCTCACTTTCAATCAAACCTTCCCTTGGTTCCAAAAAATACCCACCTATAAACTAACCAGGCTCAATTTCATTGTCGATGCAATAAAAAAAAACTTTAATTCCATCGTTCGTCTCTCACAATTTAAAAATTTTGACGTAATCTACACTACATCATCAGTTTTAGACCTAGTCATCACTCCGTTTTTTGCCAAAGTTTTCTATCCAAAAATAATTTGGGTAACTGTTTTTGACAATATCGTTCCTTTTACCGACCCAGGTAATAAACTTATTCGGCTATTGGCCTGGATATTTTTCCAAATAAGTCTGGTCCTTATCAGATTTTCTGACAAAATATTTGTCTCCACCCCGGAATTAATGACTTTTCTCATATCAAAAAAGTACCCACCAAATATACTTTATCAAACTCATTTAGCTATCGAAAATGATCTAATTCGCGATGCGAAACCAAATCCAAAAATTAAAATCGATTCTCTATATATTGGCCGTATCAACGAAACAAAAGGTATCTATGATCTACTAGAAATGATGAAAATCGTAACCCGAAAATTTCCCCATTTTCAGCTGGCCATAATGGGGGAAGGAGACGAAATCACCGTTCGGAAATTCAACGATAAAATTACCCAATTCAAACTCTCCAAAAACATAAATTTCCTTGGCTTTGTCCCTGAATCCGAAAAATATAATATTATAAAAAGTAGTAAGACCTTCGTCTTTCTCAGTAAAAGTGATTGTGAAAGCTTTGGATTAGCTCTTTTTGAAGCCGTCTGCAGTGGCTTACCCGCTTTTGCCTATGACCTCCCGCCGTTCAAAACAATTTATCAAAACAACGAAGTTGATATAAGTCCAATAGGTGACTACAAAACCGTAGCCAACAAAATCATAAAGACATTTGAAAATAATAATTTTACAAATCTCAAGGGTAAGATATTATTGGGAAAATATTCCTGGGAAAATATTGCCAAAAAAGAACTGCTAGAAATAATAAAACTAATTCATGAAAAAACATAG